In Desulfobulbaceae bacterium, a single genomic region encodes these proteins:
- the metW gene encoding methionine biosynthesis protein MetW encodes MRFDLEIIASWIPPGARILDLGCGTGELLSFLRDKKEAACTGIDFSENNIQHCITKGLSVIHGDINEEVMDYADQAFDYVILSQTLQQVYEPEALLNTLLRIGKNVVVSFPNFSHWRCRLQLFWQGEAPTTSQLPYSWYNSPNIRVITIKDFRTFALSSGFSILKEVAINTDNQERKGSIIKILPTIRATYGIFLIGGTFTNR; translated from the coding sequence ATGCGTTTTGACCTTGAAATAATCGCCTCATGGATCCCGCCAGGCGCCAGAATCCTGGATCTCGGCTGCGGCACAGGAGAACTCCTGAGCTTCCTACGTGATAAAAAAGAAGCGGCCTGTACCGGAATCGATTTCAGTGAGAACAATATCCAGCACTGTATCACCAAAGGGCTGTCCGTAATTCATGGTGACATCAATGAAGAGGTCATGGACTATGCTGACCAGGCATTCGATTATGTGATCCTCAGCCAAACCCTCCAGCAAGTTTACGAACCGGAAGCCTTACTTAATACCTTACTGCGAATCGGCAAAAATGTAGTAGTCAGCTTCCCCAATTTCAGTCACTGGAGATGCCGTTTACAACTTTTTTGGCAAGGGGAAGCCCCGACCACAAGTCAGCTCCCCTATTCGTGGTACAACAGCCCAAACATTCGGGTGATTACGATCAAAGACTTCCGGACCTTTGCCCTGAGTTCCGGATTCTCTATTCTAAAAGAGGTTGCCATCAATACTGACAACCAGGAACGCAAGGGCAGCATCATCAAAATCCTGCCCACAATCCGGGCGACCTATGGTATATTCTTGATTGGAGGAACATTTACAAACCGATGA